A part of Oncorhynchus masou masou isolate Uvic2021 chromosome 21, UVic_Omas_1.1, whole genome shotgun sequence genomic DNA contains:
- the LOC135507524 gene encoding protein odd-skipped-related 1-like, producing MGSKTLPAPVPLHPSLQLANYSFLQASNGFQLPTDQVPGIYSFSALHAIHLHQWTLGYPPFGVPRCTFSKLPALMDGRFPGLPSIPIFPHLVQHKDQANAAATAATAMNLLQGSKNKPQPRFDFANLATAATQEDPLKAEDLSITRAAAATSPRHGGLGCLIDVAKLSSPERKPSRGRLPSKTKKEFVCKFCGRHFTKSYNLLIHERTHTDERPYTCDICHKAFRRQDHLRDHRYIQEEDQRRGDLQVSKCGGHCQLTRTLDIVELTKAGDIVELSHPKMK from the exons ATGGGCAGCAAAACTCTTCCAGCCCCggttcccctccacccctctctgcaGCTGGCCAACTACTCCTTCCTCCAGGCCTCCAATGGCTTCCAGCTGCCCACGGACCAGGTCCCTGGCATCTATAGCTTCAGCGCACTGCACGCCATCCACCTCCACCAGTGGACCCTGGGCTACCCTCCCTTTGGTGTCCCCCGCTGCACTTTCTCCAAGCTCCCAGCCCTGATGGACGGCCGCTTCCCCGGCTTGCCTTCCATCCCTATCTTCCCCCATCTGGTCCAGCACAAGGACCAGGCCAATGCGGCCGCCACAGCAGCTACCGCCATGAATCTCCTTCAGGGCTCCAAGAACAAGCCCCAGCCACGCTTCGACTTCGCCAACCTGGCCACCGCCGCCACCCAGGAGGACCCATTGAAGGCAGAGGACCTGAGCATAACAAGGGCAGCCGCCGCCACTTCTCCTCGCCATGGCGGGCTAGGCTGTCTCATAGATGTAGCCAAGCTGTCGTCGCCCGAGCGCAAGCCTAGCCGTGGTCGCCTTCCCTCAAAGACCAAGAAGGAGTTTGTGTGCAAATTCTGCGGCCGCCACTTCACCAAGTCCTACAACCTGCTTATCCACGAGCGGACGCACACGGACGAGAGGCCGTACACCTGTGACATCTGCCACAAGGCTTTCCGGAGACAGGACCACCTCCGAGACCACAG GTACATCCAAGAGGAGGACCAAAGACGGGGGGACCTTCAAGTGTCAAAGTGTGGGGGACATTGTCAGCTGACCAGAACTCTAGACATTGTGGAGCTGACCAAAGCAGGGGACATTGTGGAGCTGAGCCATCCAAAGATGAAGTGA